One window from the genome of Streptomyces sp. WZ-12 encodes:
- a CDS encoding nucleic acid/nucleotide deaminase domain-containing protein, whose amino-acid sequence MTNRIVKALEDGAGKLAKTLGKDAGKAVQDLYHDTGKRLKRVADNHLETDAKHAAEMERIAKRPRTETPVYHLDDRGNISRLRHNPGAKTPEERYKKEKLTSEDKERLGLQSSSIGGPRKGEQAARLKNKQEGRTDPRPTSSSTPVAQGSSDLAQATQLARHADNSYGTHRGGEFSSNNYAAARITGANDKGDFILVGRSHRGTSEYPGAHSERMIGTPFLRQGEGNRIRDLYTERAPCGPAANCSAWMAERLSHVNVSHTFEYGNTTASRAAGNAAMQQYLDGLKASR is encoded by the coding sequence ATGACGAACAGGATCGTCAAGGCGCTGGAGGACGGCGCTGGCAAACTGGCCAAGACCCTCGGCAAGGACGCCGGCAAGGCCGTCCAGGACCTCTACCACGACACCGGCAAGCGGCTGAAGCGGGTCGCCGACAACCATCTGGAGACCGACGCCAAGCACGCGGCGGAGATGGAGCGGATCGCCAAGCGCCCGCGCACCGAGACGCCGGTATACCACCTCGACGACCGCGGCAACATCAGCCGGCTGCGCCACAACCCGGGCGCCAAGACGCCGGAGGAGCGGTACAAGAAGGAGAAGCTGACCTCCGAGGACAAGGAACGGCTGGGGCTACAGAGTTCGTCGATCGGGGGTCCCCGGAAAGGGGAGCAGGCCGCCCGCCTTAAGAACAAGCAGGAGGGCAGGACCGACCCACGGCCCACATCATCCTCGACCCCGGTGGCGCAGGGGAGTTCGGACCTCGCCCAGGCCACCCAGCTCGCCCGCCACGCGGACAACAGCTACGGCACGCACAGGGGCGGCGAGTTCTCCAGCAACAACTACGCCGCGGCGCGCATCACCGGCGCGAACGACAAGGGGGACTTCATCCTCGTCGGACGCAGCCATCGGGGCACCAGCGAGTATCCCGGCGCCCATTCGGAGCGCATGATCGGAACACCCTTCCTAAGGCAGGGAGAAGGGAACCGAATACGGGACCTGTATACGGAACGGGCGCCCTGTGGACCGGCGGCGAACTGCTCGGCCTGGATGGCCGAAAGGCTCTCACACGTCAATGTCAGTCACACCTTCGAGTACGGAAACACCACGGCGTCAAGAGCCGCCGGTAATGCGGCAATGCAGCAATATCTCGACGGGCTGAAGGCCAGTAGATAG
- a CDS encoding SUKH-4 family immunity protein: MTTSPDDLSRPALETVFTPAELITVPERQLADVADPDAREVLRTLGLPTGATPWFSFYTKIGERFERVGEDFDWELADTYDEVPPGADRWIPLAEIPYDSIVLDPETGKVHCLPQDGEIYLFNSTLRQFVHFLYILQVERPAYDMEWEGDDDLFDSEGARSRVEAAMRSIDPAALEIPESRWHDVLAGIEDPEYDHY; the protein is encoded by the coding sequence ATGACCACCAGCCCTGACGACCTCAGTCGCCCAGCGCTTGAGACCGTGTTCACCCCGGCCGAGCTGATCACCGTCCCGGAGCGCCAACTCGCCGACGTGGCCGACCCGGACGCCAGAGAGGTACTGCGCACGCTGGGGCTTCCGACGGGGGCCACCCCGTGGTTCAGCTTCTACACCAAGATCGGCGAACGGTTCGAGCGGGTCGGCGAGGACTTCGACTGGGAGCTCGCCGATACGTACGACGAGGTGCCACCGGGCGCCGACAGGTGGATCCCGCTGGCCGAGATCCCCTACGACAGCATCGTCCTGGACCCCGAAACCGGTAAGGTCCACTGCCTTCCGCAGGACGGTGAGATCTACCTCTTCAACAGCACCCTCCGGCAATTCGTCCACTTCCTCTACATCCTGCAAGTCGAGCGCCCCGCATACGACATGGAATGGGAAGGCGACGACGACCTCTTCGACTCCGAGGGTGCGCGTTCCCGTGTCGAGGCGGCGATGCGGTCCATCGATCCGGCCGCCCTGGAAATTCCGGAATCGCGCTGGCACGACGTACTCGCCGGCATCGAGGACCCCGAATACGACCACTACTGA
- a CDS encoding DUF456 domain-containing protein, whose product MNVGQLIVVGLVMLLGVFGVLIPGIPGPLVVWAGLLWWTTVERSSWAWTVLMAGTGVLLLNQVLKWLLPARNLRAAGAPYRTLVLAGVTGIAGFFLLPVIGCPLGAFGGLYVLERVRLGSHGDAWASTRTVLRAVGLSVLVELFACLLVVGAWVGAVVAG is encoded by the coding sequence ATGAACGTCGGGCAACTGATCGTCGTCGGGCTCGTCATGCTGCTCGGGGTGTTCGGCGTGCTGATCCCGGGCATCCCGGGACCGCTGGTGGTGTGGGCGGGGCTGCTGTGGTGGACGACGGTGGAGCGGTCCTCGTGGGCGTGGACGGTGTTGATGGCCGGAACCGGCGTGCTGCTCCTCAACCAGGTGCTGAAGTGGCTGCTGCCGGCCCGCAATCTGCGCGCGGCGGGCGCCCCGTACCGCACCCTGGTCCTCGCCGGCGTGACCGGCATCGCGGGCTTCTTCCTGCTCCCGGTGATCGGCTGTCCGCTGGGGGCGTTCGGCGGCCTCTACGTCCTGGAACGGGTCCGCCTCGGCAGCCACGGCGACGCCTGGGCCTCCACCCGCACGGTGCTGCGCGCCGTCGGCCTGAGCGTGCTGGTCGAACTGTTCGCCTGCCTGCTGGTGGTGGGCGCCTGGGTAGGGGCGGTGGTCGCGGGCTGA
- a CDS encoding protein phosphatase 2C domain-containing protein — protein sequence MNQHGAGRGREDDWWWRELYGEEAEDAERSGGSRPDGASDTLDDRIESALRTVGRDAGAGGAQRPDRASASDATVADPSPPAGAAFAGTGSEGSGSGELAPGAFEPRPWEPSGWEPRPWELPARSQPFPTPPASPTPSPSPASPPSSSPVGASVAQSGPPDGRTGGEPTTRERAARSLPDACGFPEADPDALDQLVPDTVLEGAAFGSAAVRAVARRGAVARRRGAARGAALLTARFGTGRDALLLIAVATAAPAAPRAARDACAWLGGAIGRSAAQLARDLRTGRTDALRAGLQRLTHRAHGKLRTGPTGTPESTGAPEPTGTPEPPRTVGPPGTPSTAGPPPAALRCLLLSADPGCRTRVFFGVGAGGLFRLRDGGWADLEPGDGTPFRFRAEPGRPGDVLLLCGPDLAGRLGLDPDAAARLAAAWSAPAPPDPADFLTAVRPRAAEDVGDRTAVGVWEA from the coding sequence ATGAACCAGCACGGGGCGGGCCGCGGCAGAGAGGACGACTGGTGGTGGCGCGAGCTGTACGGGGAAGAGGCCGAGGACGCCGAGCGGTCCGGTGGGTCCCGGCCGGACGGTGCCTCGGACACCCTCGACGACCGGATCGAGTCGGCACTGCGGACGGTGGGGCGGGACGCGGGGGCCGGGGGAGCGCAGCGGCCCGATCGGGCGTCGGCCTCTGACGCGACCGTTGCTGACCCTAGCCCCCCAGCGGGGGCTGCCTTCGCCGGGACCGGATCGGAGGGTTCCGGCTCCGGGGAGTTGGCTCCCGGGGCGTTCGAGCCCCGGCCGTGGGAGCCGAGCGGTTGGGAGCCGCGCCCCTGGGAACTGCCGGCCCGATCGCAGCCGTTCCCCACGCCCCCCGCGTCCCCGACTCCGTCCCCATCCCCAGCATCACCACCCTCCTCGTCTCCCGTAGGGGCGTCCGTAGCGCAATCCGGGCCGCCCGACGGCCGTACGGGCGGGGAGCCCACCACCCGGGAGCGCGCGGCCCGTTCCCTTCCCGACGCCTGCGGATTTCCCGAGGCCGATCCGGACGCGCTGGACCAACTGGTGCCGGACACCGTTCTGGAGGGCGCCGCATTCGGTTCCGCGGCGGTCCGTGCCGTCGCCCGGCGCGGGGCCGTCGCCCGTCGGCGCGGTGCCGCCCGCGGGGCCGCGCTCCTGACCGCCCGGTTCGGGACGGGACGGGACGCGCTGTTGCTGATCGCCGTGGCCACCGCGGCGCCCGCCGCCCCGCGCGCGGCCCGCGACGCCTGCGCCTGGCTGGGCGGCGCCATCGGCCGCAGCGCCGCCCAACTGGCGCGGGACCTCCGCACCGGCCGGACCGACGCGCTCCGGGCGGGCTTACAGCGCCTCACCCACCGCGCGCACGGCAAACTCCGCACCGGGCCGACGGGGACACCCGAGTCGACCGGGGCGCCTGAGCCCACCGGGACACCCGAGCCGCCCAGGACAGTCGGGCCGCCCGGCACCCCCAGTACTGCCGGCCCGCCCCCCGCCGCGCTGCGCTGCCTCCTGCTGTCCGCGGATCCCGGCTGTCGCACCCGGGTGTTCTTCGGCGTCGGTGCGGGCGGGCTGTTCCGGCTGCGGGACGGCGGGTGGGCGGACCTGGAGCCCGGCGACGGGACGCCGTTCCGCTTCCGCGCCGAGCCGGGGCGCCCGGGCGACGTCCTGTTGCTGTGCGGCCCCGATCTGGCGGGGCGGCTCGGCCTCGACCCGGATGCCGCCGCCCGGCTGGCCGCCGCCTGGTCCGCGCCCGCCCCGCCCGACCCCGCCGACTTCCTCACCGCCGTCCGGCCGCGGGCCGCGGAGGACGTCGGGGACCGCACGGCGGTGGGGGTGTGGGAGGCGTGA
- a CDS encoding nucleic acid/nucleotide deaminase domain-containing protein yields the protein MTEDTSLRTFGPSDPEDPAGAPAHRLAGVSVPWQVGPYFATRGDDPVPLGAYAEANGHRLSRAECADWARLGTDNGFELCADAEGSVWAVLLDFEEDDRFVNSSPEEFAAGLAELHEALRVILSTDRPATAAAAFEKLTERLKTANPRAFVDRESWWPLVLDDIRDTASVENYAAFEYVDPTSGKRIVTRSGTLGLHPEERLWDGLHAAGVKPEQVLRIHTDLEPCFLPGHYCSLWLGQVFPHAELTHSFPYGESAESRAAGVRALRESSAQEDGPDASNGSAADR from the coding sequence GTGACTGAGGACACATCCCTGCGGACCTTCGGGCCGAGCGACCCCGAAGACCCCGCCGGCGCACCGGCGCACCGGCTGGCCGGGGTGTCGGTGCCGTGGCAGGTCGGTCCCTATTTCGCCACCCGAGGCGACGATCCGGTCCCGCTGGGCGCCTACGCCGAGGCGAACGGGCACCGCCTCAGCCGGGCGGAGTGCGCGGACTGGGCGCGGCTGGGCACCGACAACGGCTTCGAACTGTGCGCGGACGCGGAGGGTTCGGTGTGGGCGGTGCTGCTGGACTTCGAGGAGGACGACCGGTTCGTCAACTCCTCCCCTGAGGAGTTCGCCGCCGGCCTGGCGGAGCTGCACGAGGCCCTGCGGGTCATCCTGAGCACCGACCGGCCGGCGACCGCCGCCGCGGCCTTCGAGAAGCTGACGGAACGTCTGAAGACCGCGAATCCACGGGCGTTCGTGGACCGGGAGAGCTGGTGGCCACTGGTGCTGGACGACATCCGCGACACCGCGAGCGTCGAGAACTACGCGGCCTTCGAGTACGTCGACCCGACCAGCGGCAAGCGGATCGTCACCCGCTCCGGCACCCTCGGCCTGCACCCCGAGGAGCGGTTGTGGGACGGGCTGCACGCGGCCGGGGTCAAGCCGGAGCAGGTCCTGCGCATCCACACCGACCTGGAGCCGTGTTTCCTGCCCGGCCACTACTGCTCGCTGTGGCTCGGACAGGTCTTCCCGCACGCTGAGTTGACGCACAGCTTCCCCTACGGCGAGTCCGCCGAGTCGCGGGCCGCCGGCGTCCGGGCCCTGCGGGAGAGCTCCGCCCAGGAGGACGGGCCGGACGCTTCGAACGGTTCGGCGGCCGACCGGTGA
- a CDS encoding pyruvate dehydrogenase: protein MAKQTVAEQFIDILVRAGVRRLYGVVGDSLNPVVDAIRRNSGIDWIQVRHEETAAFAAGAEAQLTGKLAACAGSCGPGNLHLINGLYDAHRSMAPVLALASHIPSSEIGTSFFQETHPDRLFAECSHYSELISSTKQMPRVVQTAIQHAVGQSGVAVVSLPGDLAADPAPERAFQHALVTTRPSVRPGDAEIDELARMVDEADRVTLFCGSGTAGAHAEVMEFAERVKSPVGHALRGKEWIQYDNPYDVGMSGLLGYGAAYEATHECDLLILLGTDFPYTAFLPDDVRIVQVDVRPEHLGRRCKLDLAVWGDVRETLRCLTPRVRAKTDRRFLDRMLKKHADALEGVVRAYTRKVEKHVPIHPEYVASVLDEEAAADAVFTVDTGMCNVWAARYLTPNGRRRVIGSFSHGSMANALPQAIGAQFLDRGRQVVSMSGDGGFTMLMGDFLTLVQYDLPVKVVLFNNSSLGMVELEMLVSGLPSYGTTNKNPDFAALAGAAGAYGVRVEKPKQLRGALRDAFRHKGPALVDVVTDPNALSIPPKISAEMVSGFALSAGKIVLDGGVGRMLQMARSNLRNIPRG, encoded by the coding sequence GTGGCCAAGCAGACCGTAGCCGAACAGTTCATCGACATCCTGGTGCGGGCCGGTGTGCGACGGCTCTACGGGGTCGTCGGGGACAGCCTGAACCCGGTGGTGGACGCCATCCGCCGCAATTCCGGCATCGACTGGATCCAGGTCCGGCACGAGGAGACCGCGGCCTTCGCCGCCGGGGCGGAGGCGCAGCTCACCGGGAAGTTGGCGGCCTGCGCGGGGTCCTGCGGGCCCGGGAACCTGCACCTGATCAACGGCCTGTACGACGCGCACCGCTCGATGGCCCCGGTGCTGGCGCTGGCCTCGCACATCCCGTCCAGCGAGATCGGCACCAGCTTCTTCCAGGAGACCCACCCGGACCGGCTGTTCGCCGAGTGCAGCCATTACAGCGAGCTGATCTCCAGCACCAAGCAGATGCCGCGGGTGGTGCAGACCGCGATCCAGCACGCCGTGGGGCAGAGCGGCGTGGCGGTGGTCTCGCTGCCCGGCGACCTCGCCGCCGACCCGGCGCCCGAACGGGCCTTCCAGCACGCCCTGGTGACCACCCGGCCCTCGGTCCGCCCCGGGGACGCCGAGATCGACGAGCTGGCCCGGATGGTCGACGAGGCGGACCGGGTCACGCTGTTCTGCGGCAGCGGCACCGCGGGCGCGCACGCCGAGGTGATGGAGTTCGCGGAGCGGGTGAAGTCGCCGGTGGGCCACGCGCTGCGCGGCAAGGAGTGGATCCAGTACGACAACCCCTACGACGTGGGGATGAGCGGGCTGTTGGGGTACGGCGCGGCCTACGAGGCCACCCACGAGTGCGATCTGCTGATCCTGCTCGGTACCGACTTCCCGTACACCGCCTTCCTCCCCGACGACGTCCGGATCGTCCAGGTGGACGTGCGGCCCGAACACCTGGGCCGGCGCTGCAAGTTGGACCTCGCCGTCTGGGGTGACGTACGGGAGACGCTGCGCTGTCTGACCCCGCGGGTGCGGGCCAAGACCGACCGCAGGTTCCTGGACCGGATGCTGAAGAAGCACGCGGACGCGCTGGAGGGCGTGGTCAGGGCGTACACCCGCAAGGTGGAGAAGCACGTGCCGATCCACCCGGAGTACGTCGCCTCGGTGCTCGACGAGGAGGCCGCCGCCGACGCGGTCTTCACCGTTGACACCGGGATGTGCAACGTCTGGGCGGCCCGCTACCTCACGCCCAACGGGCGCCGGCGGGTGATCGGTTCGTTCAGTCACGGCTCGATGGCCAACGCGCTGCCGCAGGCGATCGGCGCCCAGTTCCTCGACCGCGGCCGGCAGGTCGTCTCGATGTCCGGGGACGGCGGCTTCACGATGCTGATGGGCGACTTCCTGACCCTGGTCCAGTACGACCTGCCGGTGAAGGTGGTGCTGTTCAACAACTCCTCCTTGGGAATGGTGGAGTTGGAGATGCTGGTGTCGGGGCTGCCCTCGTACGGCACCACCAACAAGAACCCGGACTTCGCCGCGCTCGCCGGTGCGGCCGGGGCGTACGGCGTGCGGGTGGAGAAGCCCAAGCAACTGCGCGGGGCGCTGCGGGACGCGTTCCGGCACAAGGGGCCGGCGCTGGTCGACGTGGTCACCGACCCCAACGCGCTGTCCATCCCGCCGAAGATCAGCGCCGAGATGGTGTCGGGCTTCGCGCTCTCGGCCGGGAAGATCGTGCTGGACGGCGGGGTGGGGCGGATGCTCCAGATGGCCCGGTCCAACCTGCGCAACATTCCGCGCGGATGA
- the rsgA gene encoding ribosome small subunit-dependent GTPase A, with translation MFDFAFSAAHPLTGYGWDDGFAESFLPFAGQGFVPGRIVRVDRGRVDAVVPEGDGVRTVLADAALVATGDPMRVPCTGDWAAIDLANGRSGDHLDGVVRALLPRRTAFVRSASSKRSEGQVLATNVDRIVICVSLAEQLDLGRIERFLALALSSAADGSASPGAGGARPLVALTKADLVGDPAVLDHLVADVAAAAPGAPVLAVSAATGDGLDALSTLLAGATSVLVGRSGAGKSTLANALLGADVQDVQAVRDQDGKGRHTTTTRDLLVLPAGGALIDTPGLRGVGMWDAEAGLARAFADVEELAGRCRFHDCAHEAEPGCAVQEAVASGELAPRRLESHRKLRRENQWIVAKTDVRQRAQLRREWKQKQALGRHMTERKRGQGVEGRERRRGR, from the coding sequence TTGTTCGACTTCGCTTTCTCCGCTGCGCATCCGCTGACCGGCTACGGCTGGGACGACGGCTTCGCGGAGAGTTTCCTCCCCTTCGCCGGGCAGGGGTTCGTGCCCGGCCGGATCGTCCGCGTGGACCGCGGGCGGGTGGACGCCGTCGTGCCCGAAGGGGACGGCGTCCGGACGGTGTTGGCGGACGCCGCGCTGGTGGCGACCGGCGACCCGATGCGGGTGCCGTGCACCGGCGACTGGGCCGCGATCGACCTGGCGAACGGCCGGAGCGGCGACCATCTCGACGGCGTCGTACGGGCGTTGCTGCCCCGGCGGACGGCGTTCGTCCGCTCCGCCTCGTCGAAGCGCTCCGAGGGCCAGGTGCTGGCCACCAACGTCGACCGCATCGTCATCTGCGTGTCGCTCGCGGAGCAGTTGGACCTCGGGCGCATCGAGCGGTTCCTCGCGTTGGCGCTGTCCAGTGCGGCGGACGGGTCCGCGTCGCCCGGTGCGGGCGGGGCGCGCCCGTTGGTCGCCCTCACCAAGGCGGACCTGGTGGGCGATCCGGCCGTGCTCGACCACCTGGTGGCCGACGTCGCGGCGGCCGCGCCCGGGGCGCCGGTGCTGGCGGTCAGCGCGGCAACCGGGGACGGCCTCGACGCGCTGTCCACGCTGCTCGCCGGCGCCACCTCCGTCCTGGTGGGGCGGTCCGGAGCCGGCAAGTCCACGCTGGCCAACGCGCTGTTGGGGGCGGACGTCCAGGACGTCCAGGCGGTCCGCGACCAGGACGGCAAGGGGCGGCACACCACCACCACCCGGGACCTGCTGGTGCTGCCCGCCGGTGGCGCCCTCATCGATACGCCGGGACTGCGCGGCGTCGGCATGTGGGACGCGGAGGCCGGGCTGGCCCGGGCGTTCGCGGACGTCGAGGAACTGGCCGGGCGCTGCCGGTTCCACGACTGCGCCCACGAGGCGGAGCCGGGCTGCGCGGTCCAAGAGGCCGTGGCGAGCGGCGAGTTGGCGCCGCGCCGGTTGGAGAGCCATCGCAAGCTGCGGCGCGAGAACCAGTGGATCGTGGCCAAGACCGACGTCCGGCAGCGCGCCCAACTCCGGCGCGAGTGGAAGCAGAAGCAGGCGCTGGGGCGGCACATGACGGAGCGGAAGCGGGGGCAGGGGGTGGAGGGCCGGGAGCGCCGGCGGGGTCGATAG